ATTAAATGAGAATGATATCACCATGTTCTTCATATGACTAATAGAaattaaaagttctttaaaaaaaagttcttatgtACATTCTAGAGGAGAAGACTGTCATTTAGTCTGAAAGAAGCCCCAGCATGGATTGGTGATAAGGCTAATGTTAAGAGTATGAgtcctttttttcctggaatttattttgactttttaaaatttatttaatctcagTATAgacggtttacaatgtgttaatttctgatgtacagcatagtgattcagttatacacacataaatattccttttcatattcttcttcattataggccattacaaggtattgaatggttccctgtgctatacagtaggaccttgctgtttatctattttatatatagtagttagtatctacaaatcccaaactcccaaactcccactttatccctccaccctccttcccctctggtagtCTTGACAGACATGGGGTTGAATTTGTCCTTAGCATAACTAGCTGTGTGAGTTTGGACAAGATACTTAACCTACATAAGCCTCAGTCACAGAATACATCTATTATGTACCAAATCTGAGGCAAGTAGCTTCTTACTATGTGAAGTGGGGAAAATATTAGTACTTATTAGTACCTCATTCCTAGGGTTGATGTAAACTTGAAGTTAGATGCTCATAAGCAACTTGATTCAGTGCCTTGTGTGTAGGAGCTTCAATCAAATGTTAGGTTGACTCAACACATTTGGAGGGGTTGGGAGGATTAGGGTGTGGAGAATGGGGAGCTAAATTGATTGGAAAGGACACCGAGATGTCCTCGGTGATGTTGTGGGCATCCCTGAGGACAGCCCTCAGGATCTAGGTTGGGGCCAGTATGACCGGCAGGCTCACCCAGCGTAGACACAGGCTGGCTGGCCTCTGGCCAAAGCTCAAGGTGTTTCCCTTCGCCTGGAAACGGAGAGGTGTGGCTAAGGCAGGGCATGTCTCAACTGAAAAGTGGTGGAAAGGAGTCCCGCTCTTGGACCTTTCCGGCTCCCAATAATGCTGGACACCAGCTCCCCTGGGCTATAGAAGACAAGTGAGTGGGGAACTTACCtgggaagagcatttcaggaCTGAGGGCTTGTAAAAACATCTTGGGTGCTTCTTGCCTGCTGGGAGCCTGGGGTTCGGGCCCACTCCTGGGCCAAGAGGTGAGGTGGGAGCTGAACTCCTTAGGAAGAGTTCCTCAAAGCCATAGGCACGCACGCAGGGGCTCCTACTGTGAACTAGACCCCGGGTTACCAGGCTGCAGGGACGGTGGTGGAGATAAGAACAAAATGTATCCAGCCCCCATCTCTACCCCAGGTCTGGACCAGGACGAGGCCCCAGTGACAATACCTGCCACCTGAGCTTCAGACTATGTACACATACTGCTGCCTGGCTCCCGGGGAGGACGTCTGGCCTCTGCTGCAGCCCCTCACCTACACCTACCTGCCGgccccactgctgctgccccCCATCCAGGCCCACAACTTCTGCAGCCGGCCCCAGAATCTGAGCGCCAGGAGGTGGGCGGCTCCGCAAGAATACCACTGCTTCCACGGCGTCAGTGCGCCCCTGACGGTCGCGCCGCCCTTTTGGGCCTTTCCGCAGGCCTACTCCACCGCCCTACAACCGCCGTTCCTCGCGCCCGGCTACAACCGGGCGTTGCGGCAGGAACCCGAGGCAGCAGGGCTGGTGGCTACCGAAGTCTGGGCACCGTGGCCAGAGGGAGGCACCCTGCAGGCTGAGCTGCGCTGGGGCCGCGTGGAGCGCACACTGGGCCCACGCCTCGAGTTGCCGGACTTCGTGCGCCAGGAGTTGCGGCGCGTGTACGGCACGTACCCGCGCACTGACGTGCGCGTCACCTACCGCGGCGGCGAGTTCCTGGTGCAGGGCGCGCCGCGCTTGCGTGAGCCCGAGTACCGCGTGGAGAGGCGCGTGCTGCGCCCGCCCGCCAGCAGAGGCAGCGGCGAGGACAGTCCTGCGGCGGAAACGGCGGAGCGTGGCCGCCGAAAGAAGAGTAAAGGCCTGAGTTGAGGGCGCCGCGGGGCCCGGCGGCTGACCCGGGTGAGCACGCACGCTGCAGCTGCGCCGCAACTGTGCGCCGTGGCTGGGTGCACCTGTCAcctgtttcgttttgttttttcttcttctttttcttcccccaccgCGCACCTCCTGCACTTACTTGATTTCTCTCAGGTTATTGCTAGTTGGTGGGGAAATGGCCAGGGGGGATCAAGGACATCTCTGGGTGGGTGTCCTATTACTCCTTGCTTCTACTTTTGCTTGGGAAGCCTGGGTGTGTGGTGGAAGGAGGGCCTGAACCCTTTGTTTCGtttccactccctcctcctccccttctttccCTTTGAAGCCTGCCCGGCAGTCAGCCCtcactttccctttttcttctcctccctctaGGAAAGCTCCTGGAACTCCTCAAGCTGAGGGCCCACCTATCCCCAGCTTGTAATGAAAAGTGAATAAATAGCGAAGTCAATTGTAGGCTTCAAGATCAttctgtttgggggtgggggtgtttcttttttcttttttaacacctttattgtggtatggttcctgtagaGTTTCTTCATCAGTGTAAGGTGAGCCTTACTTCCTGTCTTGGAGTACAGGAGTTGGGGAGGTGAGGATTAGAGTGGACCTCTGAAAAAAGTGTGCTTCCTCACTGGCTGGACCTAGCTGCCCTCTTAACCAGCACTCCCAGTTCAGGAGGACACTCTCCTAGGTCCTGAGGCCCACCACCCACAGAGAGATTCTGAGGGCACAAACTATTTTGTTGAAGTGTGGATAGCAGGCATGGCTGAAGAAGGGATGCCTAAGACATAGATTTAGGGCTTGCTCAGACATTTTCTAGTCGTGTAACtaggctctctgagcctcagtttcttcatctgtaaaagaagCATCAAACCAACCTGGCCTACCTGGAAAATTTACTAGggttgaaatttaaaatgattgtcACTTCTTGTTTCCTAATTCTTGCTAACAGTCTTTAATAGGCTGAATTTGCACTATTCAAGGAGTTTGCTAGAGGGTTAGGCCACACATCCAGTTTTAACTACGGGTCTAGCCAGATCACCAGATCTGATGCCTAGGCTGTATAAATTTGGCTC
This genomic interval from Camelus ferus isolate YT-003-E chromosome 11, BCGSAC_Cfer_1.0, whole genome shotgun sequence contains the following:
- the C11H10orf95 gene encoding uncharacterized protein C10orf95 homolog; its protein translation is MYTYCCLAPGEDVWPLLQPLTYTYLPAPLLLPPIQAHNFCSRPQNLSARRWAAPQEYHCFHGVSAPLTVAPPFWAFPQAYSTALQPPFLAPGYNRALRQEPEAAGLVATEVWAPWPEGGTLQAELRWGRVERTLGPRLELPDFVRQELRRVYGTYPRTDVRVTYRGGEFLVQGAPRLREPEYRVERRVLRPPASRGSGEDSPAAETAERGRRKKSKGLS